The Medicago truncatula cultivar Jemalong A17 chromosome 4, MtrunA17r5.0-ANR, whole genome shotgun sequence genome includes a region encoding these proteins:
- the LOC25491623 gene encoding pectinesterase inhibitor 9 — protein MAQKFILTSLVIFLSLFLESSLAKHNSQTINYIESSCNGTLYPTLCIRCLNKFSSSTINGPQHLAQVALSVSLSRALQTRGYLLNAAKELKAIDHNNKRMYLTVQDCVNQMNDSVDQLSQAIKELKRLNKFNTIINDKVLWHISNVETWVSTALTDASSCVQSFPGHRMSKRVATIKVKAKNVAEVTSNALALFQSYATRYRQAATARTVKKP, from the coding sequence ATGGCACAAAAATTCATTCTCACATCACTAGTCATTTTCCTCTCACTTTTCTTAGAGTCCTCCCTAGCCAAACATAACTCTCAAACAATAAACTACATTGAGTCCTCTTGCAACGGTACCCTCTACCCTACTCTATGTATTCGTTGCCTTAACAAATTTTCCAGTTCAACCATAAATGGACCTCAACACTTAGCTCAAGTTGCCTTATCCGTTAGCCTCTCAAGAGCATTGCAAACAAGAGGGTACCTTTTGAATGCGGCGAAGGAACTCAAAGCTATTGATCACAACAACAAGAGGATGTACCTAACCGTTCAAGATTGTGTGAATCAAATGAATGATAGTGTTGATCAACTTAGTCAAGCCATCAAAGAACTAAAAAGGTTGAACAAATTTAACACCATCATCAATGATAAAGTGTTGTGGCACATAAGTAATGTTGAGACATGGGTTAGCACTGCCTTAACCGACGCTAGTAGTTGTGTGCAATCGTTCCCTGGTCATAGAATGAGCAAGAGGGTTGCGACGATTAAGGTTAAGGCGAAGAATGTTGCAGAAGTAACTAGTAATGCACTTGCTTTGTTTCAAAGTTATGCTACAAGGTATCGACAAGCAGCCACGGCTAGAACTGTCAAGAAGCCATGA